A single genomic interval of Brevibacillus brevis harbors:
- the fabL gene encoding enoyl-[acyl-carrier-protein] reductase FabL, translated as MNTTKKVALVTGGTRGIGKAIALQLAEQGYDLVLNYLRNRTAAREAAAELEAKGARVHLIKANVGDVAKIKELFAEIDQEFGRLDVFVNNAASGVLRPLMELEESHWDWTMEINSKALLFCAQEAAKLMIKGGNGGKIVSLSSLGSIRVLDNYTAVGVSKAAVEAITRYLAVELAPHNIVVNAVSGGAVDTDALKHFPNREELLGSSAERTPAGRIVEPEDLANAVMFLLSDKAWMVRGQTLIVDGGISLLT; from the coding sequence ATGAATACAACGAAAAAAGTAGCACTGGTTACTGGCGGAACGCGAGGAATCGGAAAAGCGATTGCGCTTCAATTGGCAGAACAAGGCTATGACCTGGTACTGAACTATTTGCGTAACCGCACTGCGGCAAGAGAAGCGGCAGCAGAGCTGGAAGCAAAGGGCGCTCGTGTCCATCTGATCAAAGCCAATGTAGGGGATGTAGCAAAAATCAAAGAGTTGTTCGCAGAAATTGACCAGGAGTTCGGTCGCTTGGATGTATTTGTGAACAATGCGGCATCGGGTGTACTGCGTCCACTGATGGAGCTGGAAGAAAGCCATTGGGACTGGACCATGGAAATTAACAGCAAGGCGCTGTTGTTCTGTGCGCAAGAAGCGGCAAAACTAATGATCAAGGGTGGTAACGGCGGAAAAATCGTGAGCTTGTCCAGCCTTGGGTCCATTCGCGTTCTCGACAACTATACAGCGGTTGGCGTATCGAAGGCAGCTGTAGAAGCGATTACTCGTTACTTGGCAGTCGAGCTCGCACCGCATAATATTGTAGTAAACGCTGTATCAGGCGGAGCGGTGGATACGGATGCACTCAAACATTTCCCGAATCGTGAAGAATTACTCGGCAGCTCAGCAGAGCGTACGCCAGCAGGACGCATTGTGGAGCCTGAAGATTTGGCTAATGCCGTGATGTTCTTGCTCTCCGACAAAGCATGGATGGTTCGCGGACAAACATTGATTGTAGACGGCGGTATTTCTCTTTTGACATAA
- a CDS encoding dioxygenase, translated as MMPSFFIAHGAPLLAIENNAYTDALNQLPSMLPRKPRAIVIFSAHWEAHDQMVGTMDTFPTIHDFGGFPQALYEIEYPAKGDREVADETIRLLQEAGIPVALNTTRGLDHGHWVVLRHIYPDADIPVVALSVNPNLTVKEQYQIGKALSPLREKDILILGSGGTVHNFSYMNLRESDSETFEWAEQFEDWLQKTLTDWNVEDLANYREVAPHAEKAVPAYGTEHFVPLVYVMGAADDERTAKRLHMSIRYGSLSHTLWQFGDTK; from the coding sequence ATGATGCCGTCTTTTTTCATTGCACATGGTGCCCCGTTACTTGCCATAGAAAACAATGCCTATACAGATGCACTGAACCAATTGCCTAGCATGCTCCCGCGCAAGCCACGTGCTATCGTCATATTTTCCGCACACTGGGAAGCACATGATCAAATGGTGGGAACCATGGACACCTTTCCGACCATTCACGATTTTGGCGGTTTCCCGCAAGCGTTATACGAAATCGAGTATCCGGCAAAAGGAGATCGTGAAGTAGCGGATGAGACAATCCGACTTCTTCAGGAAGCTGGTATTCCTGTCGCTTTGAACACGACAAGAGGCTTGGACCATGGCCACTGGGTTGTTTTGCGCCATATTTATCCGGATGCAGATATTCCTGTTGTTGCCTTATCGGTTAATCCAAACCTGACTGTAAAGGAGCAATATCAGATCGGCAAAGCACTCAGTCCGCTCCGCGAAAAAGACATTCTAATCCTCGGCAGTGGCGGAACCGTCCATAACTTTTCCTATATGAACCTGAGAGAGTCTGATAGTGAGACTTTTGAGTGGGCGGAACAATTCGAAGACTGGCTGCAAAAAACATTGACTGACTGGAATGTCGAGGATCTCGCCAACTATCGCGAGGTTGCTCCACATGCCGAAAAAGCTGTTCCCGCGTATGGAACTGAGCATTTTGTTCCGCTTGTGTACGTCATGGGAGCTGCCGATGATGAACGTACAGCGAAGCGTCTGCATATGAGCATCCGCTACGGAAGTCTCAGTCACACCCTTTGGCAGTTTGGTGATACGAAATAA
- a CDS encoding MFS transporter: MLTVFIEYKLDIEKRSHALQLLTSMAQRMEAMGAHQYRLMEGLDQPGLFVETFEVETVHVYEEIKANRLADQDFCDCISGGAAKLHVWAFRPVELG; this comes from the coding sequence ATGCTAACGGTTTTCATTGAATACAAGCTGGATATTGAAAAACGGAGTCACGCTCTGCAATTGCTCACCTCGATGGCTCAGCGAATGGAAGCGATGGGTGCACATCAGTATCGCTTAATGGAGGGCTTGGATCAGCCCGGTCTGTTCGTCGAAACGTTTGAGGTCGAGACTGTTCACGTATACGAAGAAATCAAGGCAAACCGATTGGCAGACCAAGACTTTTGCGACTGTATTTCCGGTGGAGCTGCGAAACTGCATGTGTGGGCGTTTCGTCCCGTGGAACTGGGTTGA
- the mutY gene encoding A/G-specific adenine glycosylase, translated as MARKKESLKYTLPEQFHVFGFAQDLLAWYDSQKRDLPWRINKDPYRIWVSEIMLQQTRVETVKPYYANFMEKFPTVSDLAKAPEDDVLKAWEGLGYYSRARNLQAAAREVTVRYGGVVPDTPEEIATLKGVGPYTAGAILSIAYEKAEPAVDGNVMRVFSRLLYLTDDIAKPATRIKIEHLVRQVIPEGRAGDFNQALMELGAMVCVPRTPQCLTCPVFDYCMARQEGVAEELPVKGKAKPPRPVDLQVGIIIRDGKVLMNKRPDQGLLAGMWEFPTVETEQESDAAKQEALAIGLRERFGIDVEVMQPLGTVQHVFSHLQWNMQVWSCDWIEGEELPAHARYAAWEELDAYTIPMAHQKIRELLGQK; from the coding sequence ATGGCAAGAAAAAAAGAAAGCTTGAAATATACACTTCCTGAACAATTTCATGTGTTTGGCTTTGCCCAGGATTTGCTGGCCTGGTACGACTCACAAAAGCGGGATTTGCCTTGGCGGATCAACAAAGACCCATATCGCATCTGGGTATCGGAGATCATGCTTCAGCAAACACGTGTAGAGACCGTTAAACCTTATTATGCGAATTTCATGGAGAAATTTCCGACGGTGAGTGATTTAGCGAAAGCGCCCGAGGATGATGTCTTAAAAGCGTGGGAAGGACTCGGTTATTACTCCCGCGCGCGCAATCTTCAAGCCGCAGCCCGCGAGGTAACGGTTCGCTATGGAGGAGTTGTGCCGGATACACCAGAAGAGATCGCTACACTAAAAGGTGTTGGTCCGTATACAGCAGGTGCCATTCTTAGCATTGCCTATGAAAAGGCGGAGCCGGCTGTGGATGGAAATGTTATGCGTGTTTTTTCACGCCTGCTGTATTTAACCGATGACATTGCCAAGCCTGCCACAAGAATCAAAATCGAGCATCTCGTACGCCAAGTCATTCCAGAGGGAAGAGCGGGAGATTTCAATCAGGCTTTAATGGAGCTGGGAGCGATGGTCTGTGTGCCGCGCACTCCGCAATGCTTGACCTGTCCGGTGTTTGACTACTGTATGGCGCGTCAGGAGGGAGTGGCAGAAGAGCTGCCGGTCAAAGGCAAAGCCAAACCTCCACGTCCTGTTGATCTGCAAGTAGGCATTATCATTCGCGACGGCAAAGTATTGATGAACAAACGCCCCGATCAAGGGCTTCTCGCTGGCATGTGGGAATTCCCTACTGTTGAAACCGAACAGGAAAGTGATGCTGCCAAGCAGGAGGCACTTGCAATCGGTTTGCGTGAACGATTCGGAATCGATGTAGAAGTCATGCAGCCGCTAGGCACGGTTCAGCACGTCTTCTCCCACTTGCAATGGAACATGCAAGTATGGTCCTGTGACTGGATCGAAGGGGAAGAGCTCCCCGCTCATGCAAGATACGCAGCTTGGGAGGAATTAGATGCTTACACCATTCCAATGGCGCATCAAAAAATTCGCGAGCTGTTGGGACAAAAATAA
- a CDS encoding metal-dependent hydrolase, with translation MDTATHFAMGFGLAGLAYLDPVVASTPSLAVAVMIGTVIGSQAPDLDGLVRLRGTAAYIRNHRGVSHSVPALFLWTGAIFVLIQAMMPQPHWLHLLGWIFLAVCLHVFVDLFNSYGTKGLYPFRDKWVALNAIFIFDPFIFAAHLVGFMLWAAGAHPGHVFLWIYVIIAGYYYWRYQTQKRTTELVRQRIGKAGTFTIIPTLSWTYWTFVAKTDQHWYVGEVISGDVVILDTFSIKPENERIAAAKKSYKVQSFLAFTHHVHVETKERSFGYEVKWIDLRYRSRFQGKSHYMFVAVVYLDFDLTIRDSFVGWIHRGEDQLTKKLDSKRS, from the coding sequence ATGGATACAGCCACACATTTTGCCATGGGCTTTGGATTGGCCGGGCTCGCCTATCTTGATCCTGTCGTAGCTTCTACTCCGTCACTTGCAGTGGCCGTCATGATTGGTACGGTCATTGGCTCGCAGGCACCTGATTTGGATGGCTTAGTCCGCCTTCGTGGTACCGCTGCCTACATTCGCAACCACCGAGGCGTTTCTCACTCGGTTCCCGCTCTATTTCTCTGGACTGGAGCCATTTTCGTTCTCATCCAGGCCATGATGCCACAGCCCCATTGGCTGCATTTGCTCGGCTGGATATTCCTGGCCGTCTGTTTACACGTCTTCGTTGACTTGTTCAATTCCTATGGCACAAAGGGCCTGTACCCGTTTCGCGATAAATGGGTGGCGCTCAACGCCATTTTCATTTTCGATCCGTTCATTTTCGCTGCTCATCTCGTCGGCTTTATGCTATGGGCAGCAGGCGCGCATCCTGGACACGTCTTTTTATGGATATACGTGATCATTGCGGGTTACTACTACTGGCGCTATCAGACGCAAAAACGAACCACCGAGCTGGTTCGTCAGCGAATCGGCAAAGCTGGTACCTTCACCATCATCCCTACTCTTTCCTGGACGTATTGGACCTTCGTAGCCAAGACAGACCAGCATTGGTATGTAGGTGAAGTCATTTCGGGGGACGTCGTCATCCTGGACACCTTCTCCATCAAACCGGAAAATGAGCGGATTGCGGCAGCCAAAAAAAGTTACAAAGTCCAATCCTTCCTCGCCTTTACCCATCATGTGCATGTAGAAACAAAGGAGCGTTCCTTTGGCTATGAGGTCAAATGGATTGATCTGCGCTACCGCTCCCGTTTTCAAGGGAAAAGTCACTACATGTTCGTCGCCGTGGTCTACCTCGATTTTGATCTGACCATTCGCGATTCCTTCGTCGGCTGGATCCACCGCGGAGAAGACCAGCTTACCAAAAAATTGGATTCCAAACGCTCGTAA
- a CDS encoding methyl-accepting chemotaxis protein yields MKTPRLTVKTKLIATFSTILVIPMLLLGLLSYQSAKAELSDELLTTASENVRLIDALLNHTLMEQSRNVEWIASDIVRHDILEETKMETKKKFKRFLAMNPEVSEVYIGDENGGMLTANDSKLPEGYDPRKRDWYIAAMKQPGKSIIVDPYIDAITGKIVLGMAMSLPDKSGVLGIDIQLTALDATVKQAKIGTQGYMAILDKNRKMLVNPNGESGVEIAESWVDTVYAEESGRLQFQHEGNPVQAVFTTNENTGWKLVGVMYESEAAEAANPIFYTMLVIIIAALVVAGGVIYLILRSLLRPLRMLTEAAEKISQGDVTQQVDIRSDDELGTLGKAFNHMAVSLRSLLHSVNDSVQQLASSAEQLAASADQTSKATEQIAETMQEMAEGTEQQVSYTQEGNAAVEQMSARIGQIAEHTQNVFTAAQESSDLAVTGNKAIQSAVLQMNASSESIHGLANVVDNLGTRSQEIGNIVDVITAIANQTNLLALNAAIEAARAGEYGRGFAVVADEVRKLAEQSASSAQQISQLITAIQAETNHAVIVMDQSKREVTEGIEKVNEAGQSFEQIQSAVNEVAEKIGQVSEATRDFSTRAQQVVEIIGHISEVTLQASDGTQSVSAAAEEQLASMEEIASSAVSLEHLAEELQNQIGKFRI; encoded by the coding sequence ATGAAAACACCCAGACTGACTGTAAAAACCAAGCTAATCGCTACATTTTCCACAATATTAGTGATCCCCATGCTCTTGCTCGGGTTGCTTTCTTACCAGAGTGCCAAGGCTGAGTTGTCAGATGAATTGCTTACGACTGCCTCTGAAAATGTTCGGCTGATAGATGCGCTTTTGAATCACACACTGATGGAGCAATCGAGGAATGTGGAATGGATTGCTTCTGATATTGTACGCCATGACATCTTAGAAGAGACCAAAATGGAGACGAAAAAGAAATTCAAGCGTTTTCTCGCAATGAACCCGGAAGTGAGTGAAGTGTATATTGGGGACGAAAATGGTGGCATGCTGACTGCGAATGATTCGAAGCTTCCAGAGGGATACGACCCGCGAAAGAGGGATTGGTACATAGCAGCCATGAAGCAACCAGGCAAGAGCATCATTGTGGACCCATACATTGATGCCATAACCGGAAAAATCGTGTTGGGAATGGCGATGTCCTTGCCAGATAAATCCGGTGTTCTGGGAATTGATATTCAACTGACAGCTCTGGACGCGACGGTCAAGCAAGCGAAAATCGGTACCCAAGGATATATGGCGATTTTGGATAAAAACCGAAAAATGCTAGTCAATCCAAATGGAGAGTCTGGTGTTGAGATTGCAGAGTCTTGGGTAGATACTGTATATGCAGAAGAGTCAGGTCGCTTACAATTTCAGCACGAAGGAAACCCTGTCCAAGCCGTGTTTACTACGAATGAAAATACGGGCTGGAAGCTGGTTGGCGTGATGTATGAAAGTGAAGCAGCAGAAGCAGCAAATCCGATTTTTTACACGATGCTCGTGATTATAATCGCTGCGTTGGTGGTAGCTGGCGGAGTCATTTACCTGATTTTGCGCTCCTTACTCCGTCCTTTGCGCATGTTGACAGAAGCAGCGGAAAAAATAAGCCAAGGCGATGTGACACAACAAGTAGATATACGAAGTGACGATGAGTTGGGTACGTTGGGCAAAGCCTTCAATCATATGGCGGTATCTCTTCGTTCCTTGCTCCATTCTGTGAATGATTCTGTTCAGCAACTGGCTTCATCGGCAGAGCAGCTCGCTGCAAGTGCGGATCAGACAAGCAAAGCGACAGAGCAGATTGCAGAGACCATGCAAGAAATGGCGGAGGGAACCGAGCAGCAAGTTTCCTATACGCAAGAGGGGAACGCAGCAGTCGAGCAAATGTCGGCAAGAATTGGTCAGATCGCAGAGCATACACAAAACGTATTCACTGCAGCCCAGGAATCGTCGGACTTGGCAGTGACCGGAAACAAAGCCATTCAATCTGCTGTGTTGCAAATGAACGCATCCAGCGAATCGATTCACGGACTGGCAAACGTCGTGGATAATCTGGGGACGCGTTCCCAAGAGATCGGAAACATCGTGGATGTGATCACTGCCATCGCAAACCAAACCAATCTGCTCGCACTAAATGCAGCAATTGAGGCGGCACGAGCAGGGGAGTATGGACGAGGCTTTGCTGTGGTGGCTGATGAGGTACGCAAGCTGGCAGAGCAATCCGCAAGCTCGGCACAGCAAATTAGTCAGCTAATCACCGCGATCCAAGCGGAGACAAATCATGCTGTGATTGTTATGGATCAGAGCAAGCGTGAAGTAACGGAAGGTATCGAAAAAGTGAACGAAGCTGGCCAGTCCTTCGAACAAATTCAATCAGCCGTCAATGAAGTGGCAGAGAAAATCGGTCAGGTATCTGAAGCGACGCGTGATTTCTCCACAAGGGCACAGCAAGTGGTTGAGATTATTGGTCATATTTCCGAAGTGACACTGCAAGCGTCTGATGGAACACAAAGTGTATCCGCAGCTGCCGAGGAGCAGCTAGCTTCTATGGAAGAGATCGCTTCTTCAGCCGTTTCTCTTGAACACCTCGCGGAGGAATTGCAAAACCAGATCGGCAAATTCCGTATCTAA
- a CDS encoding sulfite exporter TauE/SafE family protein, translated as MEMDLSTIVLLAVFGFVAAFIDSTVGGGGLISLPALLGLGMPPYLALGTNKLAGTISSATSSYTFIKSGKFDKKLMLILFPVSLIGAYFGAKTVLFVPQEFLKILVVIMMALIFVYTLFNKRFGQDSNYKGLTKFTLGIGIPFTFLIGFYDGFFGPGTGSFFVFLMVLLFGYDFVIAAGNGRILNLASNISALFVFTMEGKVVFMTGLIMGIAMLLGANLGAKMAIKTGVRYVRPLFLVVSITLIVKMVYELIFTA; from the coding sequence GTGGAAATGGACTTATCAACGATCGTACTTCTCGCCGTCTTTGGATTCGTTGCAGCATTCATTGACAGTACTGTTGGTGGAGGCGGACTCATCTCCCTCCCCGCCCTGCTTGGTCTAGGAATGCCACCGTACCTTGCTCTTGGTACGAACAAATTGGCTGGCACAATTTCATCTGCCACCAGCTCCTACACCTTTATCAAGAGCGGTAAATTTGACAAGAAGCTCATGCTGATCTTATTTCCCGTCTCGCTGATCGGCGCTTATTTCGGAGCGAAAACAGTACTGTTCGTTCCTCAGGAGTTTTTGAAGATCCTTGTCGTTATCATGATGGCACTCATTTTCGTTTACACCCTTTTCAACAAACGTTTTGGTCAAGATTCCAATTACAAAGGGCTGACCAAATTTACGCTCGGCATCGGGATTCCTTTTACCTTTTTAATCGGCTTTTACGATGGATTTTTCGGGCCTGGAACCGGTTCGTTCTTTGTTTTTCTGATGGTGCTGTTGTTTGGCTATGATTTTGTGATTGCAGCCGGCAATGGCCGAATTTTGAATCTGGCCAGTAACATTTCTGCGCTTTTTGTCTTCACAATGGAAGGCAAGGTCGTTTTCATGACTGGTCTCATCATGGGGATCGCGATGCTTTTGGGCGCTAACCTTGGTGCCAAAATGGCCATCAAAACGGGAGTACGTTATGTCCGTCCGTTGTTCTTGGTCGTATCCATTACCTTGATCGTGAAGATGGTGTATGAGTTGATTTTTACAGCTTAG
- a CDS encoding YrzI family protein, whose product MYIPMIFFTIIIERRKLTPKQMEAKYMQQQALKRLEEQKHQIVTQFPEFLIR is encoded by the coding sequence ATGTACATTCCAATGATTTTCTTCACAATCATTATTGAGAGACGGAAATTGACACCGAAGCAAATGGAAGCAAAATACATGCAACAACAAGCGCTGAAACGCCTCGAAGAACAAAAGCATCAGATCGTCACACAATTTCCAGAGTTTTTGATTCGATAA
- the sigJ gene encoding RNA polymerase sigma factor SigJ yields MTVHMEDVYREYKSLLFSLAYRMTGSVTEAEDIVQDTFLALAGTDIQDIHHVKSYLCKAVTNRCLDLLKSARWKREQYVGEWLPEPMLDASETNDPLQTVISEEAVSYGLLVLLENLPSMLRAVFVLRTVLDYEYSEIAAMLEMTEVNCRKKFSLARKKLAEAGYQAIVPQPNRTSGLVEQLMQAISKSDAKSLIGLLTKDAVFVSDGGGKVRAAIHPIFSDERITAFWMGVWPKWASHATMQIRSMNGQDGIAVYSEGQLKMIIQITMNEEEDRIARLYMMVNPDKLAHLQKENE; encoded by the coding sequence ATGACCGTGCACATGGAGGATGTTTATCGGGAGTATAAATCATTATTGTTTTCCCTTGCGTACCGGATGACTGGTTCGGTAACGGAAGCGGAGGACATTGTTCAGGATACTTTTCTTGCATTGGCAGGTACCGACATCCAAGACATTCACCATGTAAAAAGCTATCTGTGCAAAGCTGTGACCAATCGCTGTCTGGACTTATTAAAATCAGCCCGTTGGAAGCGGGAGCAGTATGTAGGGGAATGGTTGCCGGAGCCGATGCTGGACGCTTCAGAAACCAATGATCCCCTGCAAACGGTGATTTCCGAAGAAGCAGTCTCGTATGGCTTGCTTGTTCTATTGGAGAATCTACCGTCGATGCTACGGGCCGTTTTTGTGCTCCGAACGGTACTCGACTACGAATACAGCGAAATTGCCGCGATGCTCGAAATGACCGAAGTAAATTGCCGGAAGAAGTTTAGTCTTGCGAGAAAAAAGCTTGCTGAAGCAGGATATCAGGCGATCGTCCCTCAGCCGAATCGGACTTCGGGCTTGGTAGAACAGCTAATGCAGGCCATCTCCAAGTCAGATGCGAAGTCGTTGATCGGCCTTTTGACAAAAGATGCTGTGTTTGTCAGCGATGGTGGCGGGAAAGTCCGTGCGGCTATTCATCCCATTTTCTCAGACGAGCGGATTACTGCCTTCTGGATGGGGGTATGGCCGAAGTGGGCTTCTCATGCTACCATGCAGATTCGCTCGATGAATGGCCAAGATGGAATCGCCGTCTACTCCGAAGGTCAGTTGAAAATGATCATCCAGATCACAATGAATGAAGAAGAAGATCGCATTGCACGCTTGTACATGATGGTCAATCCAGATAAGCTTGCCCATTTGCAAAAAGAAAATGAATGA
- a CDS encoding Cof-type HAD-IIB family hydrolase: MEYQIVFLDIDGTLVNEEKIIPPDTLEAIQELQRNKIEVVLATGRAHYYFDELAQQCGIDSYVSCNGAYVVYQGKTIYDRPIPTKTLEQLQQIATQHDHPIVFQGSTAGFSTHKQHPYLDWTFQQLKLDSPDHNADFAHSENIYQALLFTPDTHERQYREEIPALSFIRWHEYCMDVFAKSGSKAIGIEALLSHIGLAPSKAVAFGDGLNDKEMLSYVGMGIAMGNAHEALLPHANYVTRRVDDGGISHGLRHIGLMK; the protein is encoded by the coding sequence ATGGAGTATCAAATCGTCTTTTTAGACATTGATGGAACACTTGTCAATGAAGAGAAAATCATACCACCGGATACACTCGAAGCCATTCAAGAGCTGCAAAGAAACAAGATCGAGGTCGTTTTAGCAACAGGCAGAGCTCATTATTATTTTGACGAGCTTGCCCAGCAATGCGGCATCGACTCGTATGTCAGTTGCAATGGCGCATATGTCGTCTATCAAGGAAAAACCATTTATGATCGCCCCATCCCGACCAAAACACTCGAACAGTTGCAGCAGATTGCGACTCAGCACGACCATCCCATCGTGTTTCAAGGCAGTACGGCGGGCTTTTCTACCCATAAGCAGCATCCGTATTTGGATTGGACCTTTCAGCAATTGAAGCTTGATTCCCCCGATCACAATGCGGACTTTGCCCATTCTGAAAATATTTATCAAGCACTGTTATTTACACCAGATACACACGAACGACAGTACAGAGAAGAGATTCCTGCTCTCTCGTTTATACGCTGGCATGAATATTGTATGGATGTTTTTGCGAAAAGCGGTTCAAAAGCCATCGGTATTGAAGCGCTCCTCTCGCATATCGGGCTTGCGCCAAGCAAGGCAGTTGCTTTTGGAGACGGTCTGAATGACAAAGAAATGCTCTCCTATGTCGGGATGGGGATCGCGATGGGCAATGCGCATGAGGCTTTGCTGCCGCATGCCAATTATGTAACGCGCCGCGTCGATGATGGAGGGATATCTCACGGCTTGCGTCACATCGGTTTGATGAAATAA
- a CDS encoding superoxide dismutase: protein MAHQLPALPYAHNALEPHIDAQTMEIHHGRHHATYVNNLNAALEAHADLQGKSIEELISNLDALPESIRTAVRNNGGGHANHTLFWEIMSPNGGGAPTGELADAINAAFGSFDNFKAEFAKAATTRFGSGWAWLTAEGGKVAISSTPNQDSPIMEGKTPILGLDVWEHAYYLNYQNKRPDYIGAFWNVVNWDEVSKRFAAAK, encoded by the coding sequence ATGGCACATCAACTTCCTGCATTGCCTTATGCACACAACGCTTTGGAACCACATATCGACGCGCAAACCATGGAGATCCACCACGGACGCCACCATGCTACTTATGTTAACAACCTGAATGCAGCTCTGGAAGCACACGCTGACCTGCAAGGTAAAAGCATTGAAGAGCTGATCAGCAATCTGGATGCTCTGCCTGAGTCCATCCGCACTGCTGTTCGCAACAACGGTGGAGGCCACGCTAACCACACACTGTTCTGGGAAATCATGAGCCCGAATGGCGGCGGCGCACCAACTGGTGAACTGGCTGACGCAATCAACGCGGCTTTCGGAAGCTTTGACAACTTCAAAGCTGAATTCGCAAAAGCAGCTACTACTCGTTTCGGTTCCGGATGGGCTTGGCTGACTGCAGAAGGCGGAAAAGTAGCAATCAGCTCTACTCCTAACCAAGACAGCCCAATCATGGAAGGTAAAACACCTATCCTTGGTCTGGACGTTTGGGAGCATGCTTACTACCTGAACTACCAAAACAAACGCCCTGACTACATCGGCGCGTTCTGGAACGTTGTAAACTGGGATGAAGTTAGCAAACGTTTCGCAGCAGCGAAGTAA
- a CDS encoding pyridoxamine 5'-phosphate oxidase family protein encodes MIPIRYSKRTITDQQQIDQFLQVAKVGHLGLSNEIEPYILPLNFAWWNGCIYFHGADSGRKIEMINGNNRVCFSVCEEYGTVASPVPAHIDTAYMSVFIAGTIERVSEPEEMRDAMQSMIDKYVPGYYSEPLPLQHVIKYRSSMGSTTAIFRITPTALTAKGNPLSEENQFYPGRKVEMDV; translated from the coding sequence ATGATACCAATTCGTTATTCCAAACGTACCATTACTGATCAGCAGCAAATTGACCAGTTTTTGCAAGTGGCAAAGGTCGGCCATCTCGGCTTGTCCAATGAAATCGAGCCGTACATCCTGCCTTTGAATTTTGCTTGGTGGAACGGCTGCATTTATTTTCACGGCGCGGATTCTGGCAGAAAAATCGAAATGATCAATGGCAACAACCGCGTATGCTTCAGTGTTTGTGAGGAGTACGGCACAGTCGCCTCACCTGTGCCTGCCCATATCGATACGGCTTACATGAGTGTGTTTATCGCAGGGACCATTGAGCGTGTTTCTGAACCTGAGGAGATGCGCGATGCGATGCAATCCATGATCGACAAGTACGTCCCCGGCTACTATTCTGAACCGTTGCCTTTGCAGCATGTCATCAAGTATCGTTCTTCGATGGGCAGTACAACCGCCATTTTCCGGATTACGCCTACTGCGCTGACCGCCAAAGGCAATCCTCTTTCCGAAGAGAACCAGTTCTATCCAGGCAGAAAAGTCGAGATGGATGTATAG
- a CDS encoding carboxymuconolactone decarboxylase family protein yields the protein MQARLNHRAANPEAYQTMLKLEGFVNGSGLDKKLIELIKIRASQINGCAFCMDRHTQDARKLGETEQRIYLLSVWRESAVYTEAERAVLALTEAVTVITANGVSEELYQQVREHFDENQYVALIMAINTINCLNRIAISTGMSAPYNK from the coding sequence ATGCAAGCTAGACTCAATCATCGTGCAGCAAATCCCGAGGCGTATCAAACCATGCTCAAGCTAGAAGGTTTCGTGAATGGGAGCGGCTTGGACAAAAAACTAATTGAGCTGATCAAAATTCGTGCTTCCCAAATCAACGGCTGCGCTTTTTGCATGGATAGGCATACCCAGGATGCGCGCAAGCTCGGTGAAACAGAGCAACGCATTTATTTGCTCAGTGTATGGAGAGAATCCGCGGTTTACACAGAGGCAGAGCGCGCTGTCCTTGCTCTGACAGAAGCGGTCACGGTCATTACGGCAAACGGTGTTTCTGAAGAGCTCTACCAGCAGGTTCGCGAGCATTTTGACGAGAACCAGTACGTTGCCTTGATTATGGCAATCAATACAATCAACTGCTTGAACCGAATCGCGATTTCCACAGGAATGAGTGCTCCGTATAATAAGTAA